ATATCTACAAGCCAAGAAATAATATAATCTGCTTTTTTACCTAATGTTGCTGCACAAATCCCCAATATCGTTGCAATAACAGCACCAATAGAAGCACCTAAAAAGCCAACAAAAAGTGATAACCTTAGCCCTTTAAGTGTTCGCGTCAGCATATCTCTACCTAACCAATCCGTTCCAAATAAATGGCTCCAAGAAGGAGGCAAACTTTTTTTTGCAAAATTAGTCGTTAAGTTTTCGTTAGTTAATATAAAGCTAAAGATAATCGCAATAAATATTAATCCGATAGATACCGTTAGTGTAAGTATAACTTTTTGTCGTGCATTTAAACCTCGCTTTTTATCTTGCATCTTATATCTCCTCCTTTAAACAAGGATTAATGACTGAATTTAATATGTCCGCAAGCATATTCCCAGTAAATACAAATATTGCACTTATCATAACAATCCCCATAAGTAACGGCATATCACTTTTGAGTCCCGCTTCAGTAAGCGTTGACCCCAATCCTGGATATGAAAAAACTTGTTCTGCCAAAACCGATCCCCCAAAAAGTTCTCCAAAATATGCAAAATGTAAAGTTATAGCGGGTAACGCAACATTTCTTAATCCATGATTTTTGATAATTTGCCAAGTCGTCTCTCCTCTAGCTTTTGCAAAGACTATATATTCACTATTAAGTACATCAATCATCTTTTCCCTTGTATGTAAAGTTACATTAGCAATTCCAAGCACACTAAGCGTTGCTACCGGTAAAATTAAATGATGTATGCGATCCATCAAAGTCACATCACTTGAAGCAACCCCTATCGGCACTGAAATACCTATTGGAAACCATTCAAGCCAAACCGAGAAAATAATTAACAATAATAATCCTAGCCAAAAAGTTGGAACTGAAGCTTGAATATAGGATATCCATTTAATAATTTTATCTGTCACTTTTCCTTTTTTTATCGCTGCAATGATACCCATACAAAAACCTATACTCCCAGATAAAATCCATGATAGCCCCATTAATGCAAAAGAAGCTAAAAACTTTTCCTGTATGATGTCACTGACAGGTCTACGGTGAACTTTTGACGTTCCCATATCACCTCTTACAATATTTTTTAACCATGTTAAATATTGTTCAACCGGATGTTTATCAATTCCCCAATATGCTTCTAGTGCCGCTCTTTGTTCTAATGATATGTTTACATCTCCACCAACATAAGCTGTTATTGGATCTATAGGGGAATTATGCATCATTATAAATGTTAAAATTGACAGCCCAATCAAGAGTGTAATCCCTCTAGTTAACTTATATATGACATACTTTAATTTCTCCATGATCTGCTCCTTTCAAAGAAATAGGATACATGTCAATTTACTTGCATGTATCCTAAAGAAATTAATACACTCTCTTAATCAACTTTCACTTCAGAATCCCAGCTCCATTCTCCAATATTTGCTAGTAGCGACCATTCATGCCCATGCGTATGAATCGCTTGCTCACCAAAGTTTAAGCGGGCATCTCCAAGATGAATATGATCAAGGCGCACTAACCATATAAATGGAACCTCTCCAAGTCCACTTGCTCCGGTTTCTCCATCCCATTGCGCAAGTTTCCAATATTCATTCGCCTCTTCCATACTAGTTGCATGCATTGCTTTATTCATATATGTGTTAACTGTCGCATTATCAAAATATACAATGTTATTATAGGCCGTCCCTGCAAGGTCAGGATTATGCATCGTGTAAAACTGATGTGGATGATGTCGTCCACCTGCAAATAGAATTGGATTAGAATGCATAATTGTTTTCATCTCATCCCAGTTACTTCCGACCAATTCAATCTCAATTCCCAACTGTTTGGCTTGTTCTGCAACTACAAGTGCAACATTTGTACGAATAATATCTGCCGTTGGATGATAAAGTTTAAACGCCGCTTTAAGTCCATCTTTTTCTCTTATTCCATCTTGGTCCGTATCTATCCATCCTCCTTCTTCAAGAATCAGGTTTGCTTGTTCAACCTTATTATCTTCAAGAACAGTTTCTTCATTCCACCATGGCATCTTATCCACAAGTGAATATGCCTTTTTCCCATGACCATTAAGCACAGTATCTACCATGGCTTGTCGATCCAACCCAATATACAACGCTTTTCTAATTGCTAAGTCACTTGTAACATCATTTCCAATTGGATAGCCTTCCGGCGTCTTTCCATAACCACTTTTTTGTGTTGGCATTGAAACACCTCGGACATCATTACTTTCATATGAAAACAATTTAAACCCTTCAATTTTTTCATCTGCAAATTCTGGTAGTGTATAGATCAAATCTACTGTACCGTTCTTGGCTGCAGCTAACGCAGCATTTTCATCAAGAAAAAGCAATGTAAATTTTTTAAAATGCGGCTCTTGTCCATGGTAATATGGATTTACTTCAAAAATTGCTTGTTCTCCTCTATCCCATTGAACCAATTTATATGGACCTGAACCAATTGGGTTTTGTGCATAATTGTCATCATAGTGGTTCTTTGGCAAAATAACAATTTCTGTAAGTTGAGCAAAAAATGTTGACCTTGGTTCTGTTAAAACAAATTTCATGGTAAGTGGGTCTATAATCTGAATCTCTTTTAAAAAAGTTAAGTCCCAATGCATTCCATGTTCTTTTAACATTTCAAAGGAAAACTTTACATCTTCTGGCGTTACTGATTCTCCATTAGAAAATTTGTAATTGTCATTAAGATAGAACATCCATGTAAGTCCATCTTCACTTACCTCATATTTTTTTGCATAGTCTCCAACAATTTCAAGTTCATGTGTTTTCTTTAACAATGTACTATGAAGTATTTGTGATTGACTATATAGTCCCCATCTTGTTTTTGGATCAAACTCTCCTGGTGGGCGTGTACCCATACAAATCACAAGCTCATCTTTTAATTCTGGTAGTTGTTCATCCTCTATATTTTCAGCACTATTTTCCTTGTTTTCTTCTTCCTTGTGCGTCGATCCGCCTGCTGCTGATTCTGTCACATTACTATTAGTGCAGCCAACAAGCAATGAAAAACTCATCATCAAAGCACACAATAGGCATCTTATTTTTCGCTTACTTTTGTTCATATGTTCCTCCTTGTATCTAATTAAAGTGTTATTTTTTGCTTAAGCAAAACCTAGTATAGTTCATTCCATTTGCAAGCTCAATCCTTTTATATGATTCTTCATATTTCTTCATAATTAAGATTGATTATCATTTTCATGCTTTGCGCAAAAAAATATCATTGTATATAAACAATGATATTAATTCTTCTTGATGAATAAATCGTATTCAATTCTTCCTTCATTTAACCTAAAATCCTCTGTTATAATATCATCTACACTGCTTTTTTCTTGAGTGTTAACATCATACTTAGATAACCTATAGCGGTCTCCAATATAATATATATATTGTCCATCAAAGGCAATATTATACACTGTATTAATATCACCAATTGCCGTTATTTTAGACGTCATTCTATCAATCATACGAACAGCATCTGTATCAATAATATATATTGTATCCTTGTCCAAAAAGAATCCATCAATCCCTCGCATAAATCCCCATTTTTTATTCTCTTCTTTGAGTATTCCACTTCTATTTCTCCCCAAATTTTTCTCAAAAATCACCGTTTCTTCAAACGTCTGCATATTTACTTGCACAACAGCAAAAAACCTACGCTATTTACATTTCCTTCAAGTTCAACATAATAATCAATCTCAACGTCCGTACCTGAATATTCGATAAATTCATTCTCATCTAATTTATCATTTAATCCATGCCCAAGAGAACCCAGTACTTTCATTTGTGACTCTGCTTCCTTAAAGGGATCTTCTGCCAACTCTTCTGCTACCTCTTTTTCAATACTTGAAACATCTATTGGTTCATTACTCGCACATGACACAAATAATACATTAAATAGGATTATCATTGATATTAACATTACTCTCTTCATATTATCCCCTTTCTTATATGCTTATCTCTCCATTTTTCTACGCATTAGTTCTCCTCTTACTTCAACATCAAAAGAAAGAAACTTAATCTATTGTTCTTTGATACGTACCATAAATGTATTTAAAAACTATTAATATTAATATGCATCCATTGTAACAAGCAGTATTATTTAATCAAGTCATTTTGCTTATTTGGTATACTTGATGTACTATTTGGTTATACACAAGCATTTAATCATAGATTTCTCTATATTATGTGCTATTGTACATGCCGTATCATTCCATCAGGAACCCCTGATGCATCTGTCTATTATCGTGTTATATTTTCGAATGTATCTGCAAAAAAAAGGAATCTAACACTAAAAAAGTATTAGATTCACATTGTTTAATCATTTTATATCAATTTTGTTTTTACAAGTTCGTCAATAGCACCTACTGTTGTCTGATCCATCTCCCATTCTAAGGCTTTGATATTAGCCATAACCTCTTCTATATTTGCTTGTGTGGCAATAACCGAGGTTACGTTCTTCTGTGCTACTAGATAGTTCAAGGCAATTTCTGCAAGCTTCTTGTTTTGTAAGCTTTCTATATTCTTAATTTCATCGAGAACGCTCAGATGACGAATTCTTTCATTCCCTCTAAGTTTTGGATTGGCATTACGAACATCATCCTTGCCAAAAATTGTATCTGCTGTTATTTTACCTGTCAATAGACCTTGGAATAGAGGACTATAAGGTAAGAAAGCCAGACCTTCTTCTTCACAAAGAGGAAGAACCTCTTTCGCCGTTTGATACTCTAATGGTATATCGTGATACGATTTTGGATTATGTTCAAGCATATTAAATAGTCCTTGCATGGATACAATATCTACTATTTCATTCGCTTTCTTGTAACTCTCTACTGAAAAATTACTGAGCCCAATATAGCGGGCCTTCCCTGAAGCTTTAATATCTCTCATAGCTTCAATAGTTTCTTCCAATGGCACGCCCTCTGTCGAAGGCCAATGCACTTGATAAAGATCTACATACTCCACATTTAACCTTTTCAAAGATTCTTCAATCTCCATCATAATATTTGCTCTAGACACATCATTTCGGACCTCTTGACGTTCATTCCACGGCAACCCTACTTTTGAAGCAATAAAGATATCATTTCTGTGACCTTTAATTGCTTTTCCTAATACCTCTTCTGCATGACCCAGACCGTAAACTGGTGCAACATCAAAAAAATTAACACCAGCATCAATTGCCGCTCTAATAGCTTTAATCTGTTCTTTGTCACCATGATCTGTCCAGCTTCCTTTTCCAGATGCTCCCCAACAACCAAATCCTAAAACACTAAAGTCATGATCAATTTTTTTTACTCGTTTATAGCGCATAATTTCCTCCTACTTTATTTTGATTAATTATTAAGTTAATTAGTCCACATTTGTTCAAAGACAGGTTTTATGTCCAGCAGATTTGTGTGACCGGTTTCATAAATGGCTGAGAAAAAAACTTACATCTTTTTCTCTGAACCTCTATAGATAATCTCTGGTTCCATAACTATTCTTAATGGCTCCGTATTTACTGCATTTTCTGTCTCGTTCATTCTAGCATACAATAAATTCATTGCTTCAATTCCCATCTTGATATTATCTCTTTTTATAACTGTCAAGTTAATATGTAGTGTTGTTAATACGTCTATATCATCAACTCCCACAATCGCTATATCTTCAGGTATTCTTAATCCTTTTTGAAAAATCCCCTGAAGTATCCCAAGTGTTGTGAGATTATTTGGTGAAAATATTGCCGTTGGCCTATTGTCTGAATCAATAATATCAATCATAATATTATAAGCCGTCTTTGTGGTAAAATCACCTGGGTAGATAAGTTCTTCTCGTACTTGAAGTCCATGTGCTTGCATGGCTTCTGTGTAGCCTCTAAGCCTTTCACGTCCAATCATTAAGCTCAAATCACCTGCAATTGTTGCAATCTCAGTGTGTCCTGCTTCAATCAAACATTTGGTTGATTCATAGGCGCCACGGTAATTATCGATAAAAACTCCATCCCAGTTTACATATGGCACATCTCTATCCAAAAGTATAACCGGCACATTTAGCGCCTTTACCCCATCTATAAATTCTTGACTAGGTCTTTTTTTATACATTCCACCAGCAGCCGGTGTTAAGATGATGCCTTGAATTTCATAGCTCCTAAGCATAGCAAGCGCTTTCATTTCTTTTTCAGCGCTATTGTCTGTATCACAATAAAATATATTAAGATTATGTTCTTCTGCAATCTGGCTAATTCCTTTGAAAACTTCACCAAAAAAAGGATTGCTGACCTCAGGAATGACAACGCCAATTACGTTGTTTTTTCTATTCGAGAGGTTCCTTGCTGTTGCTGATGGGACATAATTCATCTCTCTAATCTTCGTTGCTATCTTTGCAGCTACTTCTGCAGATACATAACCAGAGCCATTGATATATCTTGAAACTGTTGCTTTTGATACATGACATGCATTTGCAATATCTTTTATTGTTGTTGCCATATAGCCCTCCTAGGTGTGTGACCGGTTACATATGCAATATTATCATAAGAATTTACTAATGTCAATTTTTAATAAATGACTAAACTTCGTAGTCCCCTCTTATATTTCTATTACACCACATTTTTTGTTATGAAAAAAAAGCTATATTATGTGTTCAAATTCTTGAAATACCATAAAATCATAAAATTGAATATCTAAAAAGAAGATTTTAATAACTTATTCATGTATCATCTAGATTATAACGTCAATAAGAGGAGATAAATAGTTTATGAGAAAAAAATCTATATTACTTAAAAGTATTTTGTCACGGTTTATATTGTTAGTTGTCTCAATAGGTCTAATAAGTAGTATTGCATTATTTCAGTTTTATAATAAACAAAAAGACGTCTTAGATCAAAAAAAAGACATGATTATTGAAAATGCCAAACAACAGATTGATGCTCAAGTAAGTAATGTTGAAGCAGTAGCTATGACGCTTTCAACCTTAGATTTATTTAAAGAAGCCACAAGGGATAATGCTATCATCCTTCGTGAAATAAGAAATATCTTATTAACGTATGTAGAAAAAGATCAAGGATATATCAAATACGCCTTTTTTGTTGATCTTAACGGAAAGGTAGTTGCAGGTAGCGATACGCTTGTTGAAAGCTTAGACTTTGAAAATGAACGCTTTTTTCTTGAAGCGATAAACGGTAAAATCCAATGGAGCGAAAGTCGTATAGGTCTTGAAGGAGTGGGATACGAACAAATTGTCGGCGTACCCGTTTACGATGATTTTGATATTATTGGCGTCTTATGTATGACGTTATCCTTAGACTATGTAGGTGATTTAGTAAAAGAGGTTCAACTAAGTGAATCTGGAGAGACTTTTTTACTTGGGCATGATGGTAGAATCTTAGCACATAAAAATATGGACCTGATCGGAAAATCAATATTAAGCTTTGATGACTTAGGTTTAACAGAGAAAGGAAAAGATATTCTTAAAGAAAAAGAAGGCGATTTTATATTAACTTTTAATGGTGAAAAGACTAAGAATTACTTTTGCCCTATAAATGACTGGATATTCTTAACAAGGAGTCCACAAAGTGAATTAACGAAAGATATAAAACATATGATTTTTCTGATTGGCTTTACCTCTCTAGTAATTCTTATATTAGCATTAGTGATTGCTTATATTGATTCAAAGCACCAAATAAAGAGAATACGACAGTTACAAAACAAGTTAAAACAAGTTGCAAAAGGTAACTTAGATACTAAAACAAATCAAGTTCAGCTTGCTTCCTCTAATGAACAATCGAAAGATGAACTGGTTCAAATGGAGTTAAGTTTATATCAGATGATTGATAGTATACGCAGCATTCTGTTAGGAATCAATGAATCCGCTAATAACCTTTACCGATCAGGAGAACATGTGGAAAGATCTGCTAGTGAGAATAATCAGGCTAGTCAGGACATAGCAAGCTCTATGGAAGAAATTAGCGAGTTAAACGAAGTTCAGACGCATCAAGCAGGAAGTGTGCATATTAATATGAAAAGTATGCGTCAGCAAATGATACAGGTCGTATCTTCAATTGAAGAAATGAGCCATGTTATTGAAGGGGTAAATAAGGACACCATTATTGGGTTAAAAGTCATGGCAAATACTAAACAGCAGATGGAGCTTGTAGAAGATTCAAGCCAAACCACATCAAGTCAGTTAGATGGCTTAGCTTATAAATCCAAAGAAGTTCAAGACATTAATCAAGAAATTCATCATATTGCAGAACAAACTAACCTTTTAGCCTTAAATGCTGCGATTGAAGCTGCACGAGCCGAAATCCATGGTACAGGGTTTGCCGTTGTTGCAGATGAAGTTAGGAAGTTAGCTTTCATGGCTGAAGAAGCCGCGGGACGAACCAATCAAATTATGGAAGAATTGTCACAAGAGGTAAGTCTAGTTCAGTCGACTATGGACGTTGAACGGGAAAATGTTCAAAGCGGTATGACTTTTATAAGTGAATCAGTAAGTGCATATAATCGAATAGCAGAAGGTATTGAAAAATTCCATAATACCCTAAATGATACAGAAATAGTGATTAAAAAAACACAACGAGCTAGTCAACACGCCTTGGAATTGAGCCAAAAAATGGAAGAAGCAGTTAATAAGAGCAAGGGTGAAACTCAACAGATTGCTGCTGCAAGCCAGCAGCAGTGTGCTATAAGTGAAGAAATAGCACAACAAGCTGAAGTACTAATGGAATTAGGAAAGAATCTTGAAAAAAATATTCAAAAATTTAGGCTATAGCATCTGCTATAGCCCCTAATCTTACATTATGTCTGTAAATATCTCATGAATATTACCATCCGGACCTGCAAATAATGCCATTCTTTGATTCCACGGCATATCTTTAGGTTCACATATGCCCACAGCACCCTTCTCAAGGAGATTTACATAAGTTTTCTCCAAGTCTTCAATAGATTCGCACGGAAATGCTAATTCAAAACTTTGACCACTAACTTTTAGCTAATTCAAACCGCTTATCTGTTTCGTTTATCTCCAACTTTAGCCAACTAGTCTTCAAGTAGAATTTTTAGCATCTTTTCTGGATTATTCAAAAACTCTTTCGTCACCGCATAATGTTTTGTATCCTTATAATCTATAATCTGATATCCGTTCTCTATATCAAAAATCTGCGCATTAGGATAAGACATAATGATTGGCGAATGCGTTGCTATTATAAACTGTGATTGTCTCTTAACAAGATCATTAATTCTCGAAATAAGTGCCATTTGTCTAGTAGGAGACAAAGCAGCTTCGGGTTCATCTAGAATATATAGCCCTTTTCCTCCAAATCTATTCATCATGAGCGATACAAAAGCTTCACCGTGAGATTGTGCATGCAACGACTTCCCGCCATAGAATCGAATCAATTCACCATCGTCTTCATTTAATTCATCAATGTTACTCGCTAAGTTATACATACTCTCTGCTCTAAGAAAATACCCATCATCAGGACTTGCTGCCCCCTTTGTAACTTTTATAAAATCAGACAAATCCGAATGCGTATCATTAGTAGAAAAGTTAAAACTTCTGCTTCCACCTTCTGGATTGAAACCACAAGATATTGCAATTGCTTCCAGCAAGGTTGACTTACCAGCACCATTCTCACCTACAATAAATGAAACATTCGGATGTAATTCTAATTCCCCTAATCTTTGTATAGCAGGTAGCGTCATCGGAAATCTACCTCTACAAGTATATGCAGACGGAGATAATTCAACAGCCCTAATATATTGAAACATTCCACGTTCCAGAATTCCCATAGTAAGCCCTCTCTATATATTCTATATTACTTGAATTAATGTTTGAAAATCAAATCCATGTATTTCTGATTTCTTTATCCACTATAACTTATAGATGCAAAGATACATATTCTCACCAAGACTCTCAAACACATCATTTTTAAAACCACCTGCAAGAAAAATCTGATCCAATTCTTGGGGACTCAACCGCATACTTTCGGCAGGACCTGATGGCGAGTTTTTCTTATGAAATTCTACAAGTGCCACTTTGCCGCCTTCTTTAAGAGAAGTCTTCAGGTCAGCAACAAATTTCATCGTATTTTCAATATGATGAAATACCGTAATGATAACAAAAAGATCAATGGTTCCAGCCTCCAAAGGTACTTGATCATGCTCAACCTTTTGAAGAATTACCTTACTTAGTCCAAACTCACGAACTTTTTTCTGGACAAGTTTTAGCATATCTTCATTCGCGTCGAGAGCATAGACCTTACTTTGAGTTTTTTTAGCCAAAGCCTTCGTGAATATACCCGTTCCTGCCCCATAGTCACAAACCACCTGCCCTTGTTTAAGATCTGCCAGTTCCATAATTCGTTCTATATTAATTTCATCTAGTCTGTCTTGATTTTCAAATCTGCTAGGATCTTTCATCCAGTCCTCCTTTTTGTGTTTTTTTAAGTTTCTATACTATAGGTGTGCTTCATAGCTATCTGTTGTTATGGATTGTGCCAAAACAACTCCACACCCCACTCCTATAATACCTCGGAATAATCCTTCTTGCATTATTCTATAGATAATTCCAAATCCAGTGATGCTCGCTCCCACAACAAATGGAAGCAATAGCATTATGATAATACTTATAGAAAGTATAACGCCAAACCACATGATATTAAGTCCATTGGTCAGTCCTTTAATTAGTCGCTCTAATTCCAAGAGAAGACCTATTATAACCGTTCCCATCACAAAAACCACTCGATATGCATCATATGTTGGGCTTATTCCCCTGGCACCTTCAACAAAATCAGGATAAATCTTTGCTAAGGCTACTATAATGCATACAATAAGTATCCAAGAAATCAGACGTATTTGCTTCCCTTTAATTAATTTTTTCATTCAACTCTCCCCTCGTACTCCTAAAAAAAACTGCATAATATCAGGCGTATTCCAATCAAATATATGCCTCAAGCACTTCAAATATCTCATTAGATACGTCTTCATATCTATAGCGAATAATATCTACTAACTTACTTTTATTGTTAAAATCAGGATTTTCAAGAAGAGTACGTTCAAATATTGAATACTGTGGCATATTTTGGCTATCTACCCACTTTTCGTTTTTCATCTTTTGCCAATAGTTTATCTGGATCTCTTTTGTCTGTGCCACAAGCCATATTTCAAACTCTGCTTTTTGGTGATTTAAAACAAGTGCCAACTTCAGTTTGCTTTTTTTTAGTAAATCATTTTGCAGATAAAAATACGTGACATCAATATACCCATGCAAAACACTTGAAACTGTGTACGTCCCCTTATACTCCTTCAAAAACATTGTTCTTAAATTTTGAATAATGCTAACAAGATACTGATAGGTCATCTGAAACTCTCCATCCGTCAATACTTCTTTGTAACTACTCACTAACTGATTCATATTCTTATCCGCCATAGTTTTTACTCCTTAACATGTATGAGTGTACCATCTATCAAAACAAATCATCTTCTTTTTCATCTTGAATTAATCCTACCATAGATTCACAAGCGATTCAACGTTTTGAATATCCACAATATCACTTTGAGACATCACTATAAATAACTCAGCAATTCCATTATCTGATTCTAAAATGTAGATTGCAGGTATAAAGTCAAGACTTTTATTCAAAACGTATAACGAGTATTCGTGTTCAAAGTAATTGTGCCTTCATACATGACTGTATATATTACATCCATATAAACCTCTCCAATAACTATTTTAACTGAATATCTTACATACCGCTTTTTTTAATATCAATGCGAATTAATTCGCCAAATGGTTCATCAAACCCAAATATGACCGTAATCTTTTCTGACATTTGATATACAAGCATTTTCTCTTTTTCAAAAATATAACTACTATCTGTATATTCAGAATAGTTTACATCACAATAAGTTTTAACCTCTTGATACGAATCCCCAACACTAATACCTGAAATCAATTTAATATGTGGTGATGTGATTTGCAATTCAGATAATTGTTGAAATTCAAATGTAAATTTGCATATCAACGCATTTTCAAGAGATTCCCTGTTACTTACTCCTGTAGCGTATCTTTTAACTTCGTGCTTATATCTTTCCTCATTAAAATAAAATACAACGCTATCGCCATAAAAATCTTCCAGTACAATATAATTATTACCAAATAATAATTTCATCTCAGAAAATGTCATCCCAATGCTAATATCTTCAGAAACAGAAAAATGGTCAATAATAACCTCCGGAGTGTCATGATTTAATAAGTCCGAAGTAACAAATCCATACGGAGATATACCCAACACATCCTTAGATTGTAATTTAACATAAGCCCACCTTCCACTTTCAGTACTTACCTCATATAAAACCAATACACGACCTTCAATATTTTCTTCAATTATTTCTGCCCCCATATTAGGTGCTGAATATAAATTGCTTTTTTTAAGAAGCATAGCCTTACTTTCCAAAGGCTGTGCTTCACATATTGTATATTCAAACCCCTTAGCATAGCTCTCTTCTTCGCTGATATTAACTTCATTTTGCAATTTTTCTACAAGCAATGTTGTGTTTTTCATATCGTCTTTAAGCTTTAAAAGCTCATTCTCTTTTTGCTTAATAGCTATTTTTAATGATTCCATTTCTTTTTTTGTCTCCTTTAATTGGATGTAATTATCATTTGTAGAACATCCCATTAACATACATATGGCAATTAAAATAATAATTATTTTTTTCATATACCCCTCTCCAAAATCTCGCTTTATTCTTTAAGCAAAGTTCCTTTTTTCTATTAGTAACTGCTCCGATAATCATGATAATCTAATTTATTCCGAAATAGAAATAAAACAAATATTGCTATACTCTCCTAATAGCCCTATTTAGGCTAATTAAAAAGGCTACCAAGATCCATTGACAGCCTTTTTCTTTATCTACGAGTACCTCGTTAATCTCGATTCACCTTAGTCAAATGCACATTATTGAATGTTTGTACATTCGCACCGACAGCAACATCACTTTGTTCATCCTCAAAGTAAATATATAGTGCTGTCTCCGAAGTTTCACCCGGTATCATTACAT
This sequence is a window from Vallitaleaceae bacterium 9-2. Protein-coding genes within it:
- a CDS encoding LacI family DNA-binding transcriptional regulator, which produces MATTIKDIANACHVSKATVSRYINGSGYVSAEVAAKIATKIREMNYVPSATARNLSNRKNNVIGVVIPEVSNPFFGEVFKGISQIAEEHNLNIFYCDTDNSAEKEMKALAMLRSYEIQGIILTPAAGGMYKKRPSQEFIDGVKALNVPVILLDRDVPYVNWDGVFIDNYRGAYESTKCLIEAGHTEIATIAGDLSLMIGRERLRGYTEAMQAHGLQVREELIYPGDFTTKTAYNIMIDIIDSDNRPTAIFSPNNLTTLGILQGIFQKGLRIPEDIAIVGVDDIDVLTTLHINLTVIKRDNIKMGIEAMNLLYARMNETENAVNTEPLRIVMEPEIIYRGSEKKM
- a CDS encoding ABC transporter substrate-binding protein is translated as MNKSKRKIRCLLCALMMSFSLLVGCTNSNVTESAAGGSTHKEEENKENSAENIEDEQLPELKDELVICMGTRPPGEFDPKTRWGLYSQSQILHSTLLKKTHELEIVGDYAKKYEVSEDGLTWMFYLNDNYKFSNGESVTPEDVKFSFEMLKEHGMHWDLTFLKEIQIIDPLTMKFVLTEPRSTFFAQLTEIVILPKNHYDDNYAQNPIGSGPYKLVQWDRGEQAIFEVNPYYHGQEPHFKKFTLLFLDENAALAAAKNGTVDLIYTLPEFADEKIEGFKLFSYESNDVRGVSMPTQKSGYGKTPEGYPIGNDVTSDLAIRKALYIGLDRQAMVDTVLNGHGKKAYSLVDKMPWWNEETVLEDNKVEQANLILEEGGWIDTDQDGIREKDGLKAAFKLYHPTADIIRTNVALVVAEQAKQLGIEIELVGSNWDEMKTIMHSNPILFAGGRHHPHQFYTMHNPDLAGTAYNNIVYFDNATVNTYMNKAMHATSMEEANEYWKLAQWDGETGASGLGEVPFIWLVRLDHIHLGDARLNFGEQAIHTHGHEWSLLANIGEWSWDSEVKVD
- a CDS encoding aldo/keto reductase codes for the protein MRYKRVKKIDHDFSVLGFGCWGASGKGSWTDHGDKEQIKAIRAAIDAGVNFFDVAPVYGLGHAEEVLGKAIKGHRNDIFIASKVGLPWNERQEVRNDVSRANIMMEIEESLKRLNVEYVDLYQVHWPSTEGVPLEETIEAMRDIKASGKARYIGLSNFSVESYKKANEIVDIVSMQGLFNMLEHNPKSYHDIPLEYQTAKEVLPLCEEEGLAFLPYSPLFQGLLTGKITADTIFGKDDVRNANPKLRGNERIRHLSVLDEIKNIESLQNKKLAEIALNYLVAQKNVTSVIATQANIEEVMANIKALEWEMDQTTVGAIDELVKTKLI
- a CDS encoding methyl-accepting chemotaxis protein produces the protein MRKKSILLKSILSRFILLVVSIGLISSIALFQFYNKQKDVLDQKKDMIIENAKQQIDAQVSNVEAVAMTLSTLDLFKEATRDNAIILREIRNILLTYVEKDQGYIKYAFFVDLNGKVVAGSDTLVESLDFENERFFLEAINGKIQWSESRIGLEGVGYEQIVGVPVYDDFDIIGVLCMTLSLDYVGDLVKEVQLSESGETFLLGHDGRILAHKNMDLIGKSILSFDDLGLTEKGKDILKEKEGDFILTFNGEKTKNYFCPINDWIFLTRSPQSELTKDIKHMIFLIGFTSLVILILALVIAYIDSKHQIKRIRQLQNKLKQVAKGNLDTKTNQVQLASSNEQSKDELVQMELSLYQMIDSIRSILLGINESANNLYRSGEHVERSASENNQASQDIASSMEEISELNEVQTHQAGSVHINMKSMRQQMIQVVSSIEEMSHVIEGVNKDTIIGLKVMANTKQQMELVEDSSQTTSSQLDGLAYKSKEVQDINQEIHHIAEQTNLLALNAAIEAARAEIHGTGFAVVADEVRKLAFMAEEAAGRTNQIMEELSQEVSLVQSTMDVERENVQSGMTFISESVSAYNRIAEGIEKFHNTLNDTEIVIKKTQRASQHALELSQKMEEAVNKSKGETQQIAAASQQQCAISEEIAQQAEVLMELGKNLEKNIQKFRL
- a CDS encoding ABC transporter permease, whose product is MEKLKYVIYKLTRGITLLIGLSILTFIMMHNSPIDPITAYVGGDVNISLEQRAALEAYWGIDKHPVEQYLTWLKNIVRGDMGTSKVHRRPVSDIIQEKFLASFALMGLSWILSGSIGFCMGIIAAIKKGKVTDKIIKWISYIQASVPTFWLGLLLLIIFSVWLEWFPIGISVPIGVASSDVTLMDRIHHLILPVATLSVLGIANVTLHTREKMIDVLNSEYIVFAKARGETTWQIIKNHGLRNVALPAITLHFAYFGELFGGSVLAEQVFSYPGLGSTLTEAGLKSDMPLLMGIVMISAIFVFTGNMLADILNSVINPCLKEEI
- a CDS encoding AAA family ATPase, encoding MFQYIRAVELSPSAYTCRGRFPMTLPAIQRLGELELHPNVSFIVGENGAGKSTLLEAIAISCGFNPEGGSRSFNFSTNDTHSDLSDFIKVTKGAASPDDGYFLRAESMYNLASNIDELNEDDGELIRFYGGKSLHAQSHGEAFVSLMMNRFGGKGLYILDEPEAALSPTRQMALISRINDLVKRQSQFIIATHSPIIMSYPNAQIFDIENGYQIIDYKDTKHYAVTKEFLNNPEKMLKILLED